One region of Sulfoacidibacillus ferrooxidans genomic DNA includes:
- a CDS encoding YlmC/YmxH family sporulation protein: MRASELQAKDVINIVDGRKLGSIGDLDIDLETGLIRSMIIPQSGRFFGLMAGGEEIVIPWTQIVKIGSDVVLVDLRQGLLESNELQESRSGGHSSGY; encoded by the coding sequence ATGAGAGCTTCTGAACTGCAAGCAAAGGATGTTATCAATATTGTTGATGGTCGCAAATTGGGCTCAATTGGCGATCTGGATATTGATTTGGAAACTGGACTTATACGATCCATGATCATCCCCCAAAGTGGTCGCTTTTTTGGTTTAATGGCTGGGGGAGAAGAAATTGTGATTCCATGGACACAGATTGTTAAAATCGGTTCAGATGTGGTTTTAGTTGATTTGCGACAGGGGTTACTAGAATCAAATGAATTGCAAGAAAGTCGTTCTGGAGGACACTCGAGCGGCTATTGA
- the sigG gene encoding RNA polymerase sporulation sigma factor SigG, giving the protein MKRNKVEICGVNTSQLPVLTNVEMRKLFTELQSGQHYAREKLVNGNLRLVLSVIQRFNNRGEYVDDLFQVGCIGLMKAIDNFDLGQNVKFSTYAVPMIIGEIRRYLRDNNPIRVSRSLRDIAYKALQIRDSLTNRNLREPTIMEISQAMEVAKEEVIFALDAIQDPVSLFEPIYHDGGEPIYVMDQIKDDTNLDSSWVESIAIKEAMRRLSEREKRILAMRFFEGKTQMEVADEIGISQAQVSRLEKAAIGHMQKYIK; this is encoded by the coding sequence TTGAAGCGCAACAAAGTTGAAATTTGCGGCGTCAATACCTCGCAACTTCCAGTCCTAACCAATGTTGAGATGAGGAAATTGTTTACGGAGCTTCAAAGTGGACAACACTATGCACGCGAAAAACTTGTAAACGGTAATTTGCGTCTGGTACTTTCTGTCATCCAACGCTTTAATAATCGCGGAGAGTATGTTGATGATCTCTTTCAAGTGGGATGTATAGGTCTTATGAAAGCCATCGACAACTTTGATCTTGGTCAAAATGTGAAATTTTCTACCTATGCTGTTCCGATGATTATCGGAGAAATCAGGCGCTATTTACGTGATAATAATCCGATTCGAGTGAGCCGCTCCCTTCGTGATATCGCGTATAAAGCACTCCAGATTCGCGATAGTCTAACGAATCGGAATCTGCGAGAACCAACCATTATGGAGATATCACAAGCTATGGAGGTAGCAAAAGAAGAGGTAATCTTCGCGCTTGATGCGATTCAGGATCCGGTTTCTTTATTTGAACCCATTTATCACGATGGTGGGGAACCGATCTACGTGATGGATCAAATTAAGGATGACACCAATCTTGATTCATCGTGGGTTGAATCAATCGCCATCAAGGAGGCCATGAGACGATTGTCTGAGCGCGAAAAGAGAATTTTAGCCATGCGCTTTTTTGAGGGAAAAACGCAAATGGAAGTTGCTGATGAAATCGGAATTTCACAAGCGCAAGTTTCTCGTCTTGAGAAAGCAGCGATTGGTCATATGCAAAAATATATTAAGTAA
- the sigE gene encoding RNA polymerase sporulation sigma factor SigE — protein MRLLILRILLKIGAGPERIYYVGGSEALPPPLTREEEEFLLGKLPSGDEAVRSLLIERNLRLVVYIARKFENTGVNIEDLVSIGTIGLIKAINTFDIEKKIKLATYASRCIENEILMFLRRNNKVRIEVSFDEPLNVDWDGNELLLSDVLGTEGDTIYRDIEDEVDRTLLYGALEKLTDREKRIMELRFGLAGRKEMTQKDVADLLGISQSYISRLEKRIIKRLRKEFNKMI, from the coding sequence ATGAGACTTCTCATTCTTCGCATACTGCTTAAAATTGGGGCTGGTCCAGAACGAATTTATTATGTCGGCGGTTCAGAGGCATTGCCACCGCCCCTAACTCGGGAAGAAGAGGAGTTCTTACTTGGAAAGTTACCGAGCGGCGATGAGGCTGTACGGTCGTTGCTGATTGAACGGAATTTGCGATTGGTCGTGTACATTGCTCGCAAATTTGAGAATACTGGCGTGAACATAGAGGATCTCGTATCCATAGGCACGATAGGGCTCATTAAAGCGATCAATACGTTTGATATCGAAAAGAAAATCAAACTAGCAACGTATGCTTCTCGCTGCATTGAAAATGAAATTTTGATGTTTTTGCGGCGCAATAATAAAGTACGTATTGAAGTGTCCTTTGATGAGCCTTTAAATGTGGATTGGGATGGCAATGAACTTCTTCTATCTGATGTACTTGGCACAGAGGGAGACACGATCTATCGCGATATTGAAGATGAGGTTGATCGTACGTTGTTATATGGAGCACTAGAAAAATTAACAGATCGAGAAAAAAGAATCATGGAGTTGCGGTTTGGTTTAGCAGGGAGAAAGGAGATGACACAAAAGGATGTTGCAGACTTGCTTGGAATATCGCAATCTTATATTTCGAGACTAGAAAAGCGTATTATAAAACGCTTGCGCAAAGAGTTTAACAAAATGATATAA